The Thermotoga sp. Ku-13t DNA segment CCTTTCTCCCTAAATTTCATACCACTTTCAGTAATGACTTTTGCGTATCCATATTTTGCAATGTACAAGGAGGACAAAACGAAAATTCAGTTTTACTACAAGAAAATGATAAGGTCACTTTTTTTGATTAACCTTTTGATAAGCAGCACACTATTCATCTTCGCTCCCCAGGTTATTAGACTCCTGTTCGGGCCTAATTACGGGGATGCTATTCTTCCGTTTAGAGTTTTGTCTATTGGTTATCTCGTAGCAGGGACATTTAGAATACCAAGTGGAAATGTTATAGCAAGCTTGGGTAAGGTTAAAGTCAACCTTTTTAATTCTATAGTTAGCGGAACGTCTAATGTAGTTTTGGATATCCTTCTTATAAAGCACTATGGTTCCGTAGGGGCAGCTGTGGCAACCGTTATTGTTTTCATAATTTCCAGCTTCATTTCGACATCGTATCTGCTGAAGTACTTAAATTCATAAAAGAGTCCTGTTTAATATTTTAGAACCACATCACCGGATGAGGCTGTGGTTATTCGCCAAGCTCAGGGTAAAAAATTCATTCACCTGTGCATCATCAGGTGATATGTAGTCAAATCTTAGTGGTGTGAATGGCGCATCTGTGATGTTTGAATGTTTTTAAGCCCGTCATGAGAATGTACCAAACAGTCTGCTGAAGGTCTTGGGATAAGTAAAGGTCAGCTTTGTTGGTTCCCAAAATACTTTGCACATCTTTCGACAGGATGTTGGTCAAGTTGACCTGTAAACTTGCAAAACATCTATACTGAAATCCTCGCAAAGAGCTCTGCCGCGAAACGAACCAGCACAGCAGTTCGAACCAATGTTTCGTCGCCAAGGGAGGATATAATAAAACTGAGCTCGCTGGGCTCGAAAGCTATCATAATGTGTTTGATATTCATAAAAAGGGGGAATTTCTATGAAGAAGAGTTTGCTGGTGGCACTGCTGCTTTTTGCGGTATGTGTCCTTGCATCGTTCGAGCAGGAGATGAACCAACAGTTCTACGAAGCAAGGAGAGATAGAGATGTGGCAAAGATCGAAGAGATAATTAGAACGATCGAAGCCAGAAGCGATTTGAAGAGTAACTCACTTTTACTCACGATACTGGCAGACTGCTATTTAGAGTATGGGGACTGGGGTGTTCCAAAAGAACAGAAGGAAAAAACCCTTGAGCAGGCGAGAAAATACGCAGAAGAAGCTTTGAAACTGGATGCAAACAACGCCAGAGCGAGTTACATAGCCGGTGCGGCAATCGGAAGATTGGCTCAGTACAAAGGAATAATCCAGAGTCTTTTCATGCTCGGTGATTTCGACAAATACATAAACAAAGCGATCTCTCTTTTGAACGAAAATGATGAGGAACAGAGACTGTACAAAACCTTTGCCCTGATCGC contains these protein-coding regions:
- a CDS encoding tetratricopeptide repeat protein; translated protein: MKKSLLVALLLFAVCVLASFEQEMNQQFYEARRDRDVAKIEEIIRTIEARSDLKSNSLLLTILADCYLEYGDWGVPKEQKEKTLEQARKYAEEALKLDANNARASYIAGAAIGRLAQYKGIIQSLFMLGDFDKYINKAISLLNENDEEQRLYKTFALIASGMRYRDVPWPLNDYKKSEELLLLAGQLTPNYSNIYLELGLLYLKTNRKDKAKEMFQKVIDSEPHPLLIGAHLNAVKTAQEELEKLK